In one window of Methanolobus mangrovi DNA:
- a CDS encoding S-layer protein domain-containing protein, with protein MKNQTKLYVSVVAILILLICSGVATAASNTTDNSTGNRIWDADENLSLEYTWTALSYSGFYYDLDSGEGSETLTIKLDSNSDRNIGDGDLEYVTTPIDTDFEQGDWGSYQVIGFMAERYFAGYTDDTEFAKDSVSLISDGILAKVLMDDDEEISFYSGSSLVLEEGYELNLEEVDVNGNSVLVTLEKDGKKLDTDIVSSDDDYVYEADLGTDDDVPIIAVHFTNIFQGTETNAVFVEGIFQISEDYVSVESGDTFGKMEIQALSSDEITMENSDSISLGRGDTISIMGKLKFLVADASTLRFGPMVDMSEPGTYELRGTVAENEELKWTPLNFEGFYYNIDEGVGTESLEIKDLGGRTIDDGDLVYRSIPLDVSFEHDDWGDFQVIGFLAEKYFAGYPDNEFTDDVSLLSDGQLSKVLIDDDSKTSLYSGSSLILEDGYELYIVEVDLDGSSVMVNLVQDGDDVDTGIVSSDDDYVYEKDIGSTDDVPIIVVHFDEIFRGTETNAVFIEGIFQISEDVVEIAADEKFGEMEVTTFSSDEIVLENEDSISLTRGNVVEIMGDIAFNVADDGDVRYYPFVEVSTLPSESLSIDMPSVVKQDTEMEIEVTSRGAAVNNAVVMFGGEEIGQTSTDGTISYTPETAGTFTVTAEKEGFVSASEKVEVISPEDASRKLVIEVSPETVVEEDTITISVITAIGGDSVEDVQLYYDNKLIGSTDSNGMITYTVKEPGMHKLTSSSDEYLEAELNLEVLELTAKFSYSNLQVTPILVKTGEEVTVTVDVMNTGTAAGETDVDLLINGTVADSKSVSLDKGEETTLTFTVSQEEAGTYEAQVGDSTAIFEVEKSLLPAPGIVASIMVVLAVALLVRRNERKG; from the coding sequence ATGAAAAATCAAACAAAATTATACGTATCTGTAGTAGCAATATTAATATTGCTAATATGTTCAGGCGTTGCTACTGCTGCAAGTAACACTACAGATAACAGTACTGGTAATCGTATATGGGATGCAGATGAAAATCTCTCTCTTGAATACACATGGACAGCTTTGAGCTATTCAGGATTCTATTATGACCTCGATTCAGGTGAAGGGTCAGAAACACTCACTATAAAGCTGGACAGTAATAGTGACAGAAATATAGGAGACGGTGATCTCGAATACGTAACAACTCCCATTGACACTGATTTTGAGCAGGGAGATTGGGGATCCTATCAGGTAATCGGATTCATGGCAGAGAGATATTTTGCCGGTTACACTGATGACACCGAATTCGCAAAAGATAGTGTAAGCCTTATTTCCGATGGTATACTTGCAAAGGTCCTTATGGATGATGATGAAGAGATATCATTCTATTCCGGCTCTTCCCTTGTACTTGAAGAAGGATACGAGCTTAATCTGGAAGAAGTAGACGTAAACGGTAACAGTGTACTTGTCACTCTTGAGAAGGATGGAAAGAAACTGGATACTGATATTGTGTCTTCAGATGACGATTATGTATACGAGGCTGATCTTGGAACCGATGATGACGTTCCTATAATAGCAGTCCATTTCACTAACATCTTCCAGGGAACTGAAACAAATGCAGTATTCGTTGAAGGTATCTTCCAGATATCAGAAGATTATGTGAGTGTGGAATCTGGAGATACTTTTGGAAAGATGGAGATACAAGCCCTGAGCTCAGATGAGATCACAATGGAAAATTCAGATTCCATCAGTCTGGGAAGAGGCGATACCATCAGCATTATGGGTAAACTGAAATTCCTGGTTGCAGATGCCAGCACCCTTAGATTCGGACCTATGGTCGATATGTCAGAACCAGGCACCTATGAGCTTAGAGGTACAGTTGCAGAAAACGAAGAACTTAAATGGACACCGCTGAACTTTGAAGGATTCTATTACAACATCGATGAAGGCGTGGGAACCGAATCTCTTGAGATAAAGGACCTTGGTGGCAGAACTATCGATGACGGAGACCTGGTTTACAGAAGCATACCTCTTGATGTCAGTTTTGAACATGATGACTGGGGAGATTTCCAGGTAATTGGTTTCCTTGCAGAGAAATACTTTGCCGGATATCCTGACAACGAATTCACAGATGATGTCAGCCTGCTTTCTGACGGTCAGCTCTCAAAAGTACTTATTGACGATGATAGTAAGACATCACTTTACTCAGGTTCTTCTTTGATACTTGAAGATGGGTATGAACTCTACATTGTTGAAGTCGATCTTGACGGAAGCAGTGTAATGGTAAACCTTGTACAGGATGGCGATGATGTTGATACGGGAATTGTTTCCTCCGATGACGACTATGTTTACGAGAAAGACATTGGTTCAACAGATGACGTACCAATCATAGTTGTGCACTTTGATGAGATATTCAGAGGAACTGAAACAAATGCAGTATTCATAGAAGGTATTTTCCAGATATCAGAAGATGTAGTTGAAATTGCTGCAGATGAAAAGTTCGGAGAGATGGAAGTTACAACTTTCTCATCAGATGAGATAGTCCTTGAGAACGAAGACTCTATTTCACTTACAAGAGGAAATGTTGTCGAGATCATGGGCGATATTGCATTTAACGTTGCAGATGATGGTGATGTACGTTACTATCCATTTGTGGAAGTATCCACACTGCCCTCCGAATCACTTTCCATAGACATGCCTTCTGTTGTTAAGCAGGATACAGAAATGGAAATTGAAGTAACATCAAGAGGTGCAGCTGTTAACAATGCTGTTGTAATGTTCGGTGGTGAGGAAATCGGACAGACATCAACTGATGGTACAATATCATACACTCCGGAAACTGCAGGTACTTTCACCGTCACTGCTGAAAAAGAAGGTTTTGTTTCAGCAAGCGAAAAAGTGGAAGTCATCTCACCTGAGGATGCAAGCAGGAAACTCGTCATAGAAGTATCCCCGGAAACGGTTGTTGAAGAAGACACAATAACCATCTCTGTAATCACAGCTATTGGAGGAGATTCCGTTGAAGATGTACAGCTTTACTATGATAACAAGCTCATAGGAAGTACAGATTCCAATGGTATGATCACATACACTGTGAAAGAACCAGGAATGCATAAGCTGACATCTTCATCAGATGAATATCTTGAGGCCGAGCTCAACCTTGAGGTTCTTGAGTTGACTGCAAAGTTCTCATACTCCAATTTGCAGGTGACACCTATCCTGGTGAAGACCGGAGAAGAGGTCACTGTTACAGTTGATGTAATGAACACAGGCACCGCAGCAGGTGAAACAGATGTGGATCTGCTCATTAACGGAACCGTTGCAGACTCTAAGAGTGTATCATTGGATAAAGGAGAAGAAACAACTCTTACTTTCACAGTCTCACAAGAAGAGGCTGGTACCTATGAAGCACAGGTTGGAGATTCCACTGCAATCTTCGAAGTCGAAAAAAGCTTACTCCCTGCACCAGGTATCGTTGCTTCAATTATGGTGGTACTTGCAGTTGCATTGCTTGTACGCAGGAATGAAAGAAAGGGCTGA
- a CDS encoding YgaP family membrane protein — MDMKELFLQENVGGLDLLLRALFGSIAITVLALDLVGSGIWRWVLALIAFAGLYTSIMRHCTLYNLISFSTAKK; from the coding sequence ATGGATATGAAAGAGTTATTCCTTCAGGAGAACGTGGGTGGATTGGATCTTCTTCTAAGAGCACTTTTCGGATCAATAGCAATAACCGTGCTGGCATTGGATCTTGTAGGCTCTGGCATCTGGCGATGGGTTCTTGCACTGATTGCTTTTGCAGGACTATATACCTCAATTATGCGTCACTGTACACTATATAATCTTATAAGCTTCAGTACCGCAAAGAAATGA
- a CDS encoding winged helix-turn-helix domain-containing protein — protein sequence MDEMCLNIGEAAGYVYRLLENGESNLANLKNHLKENGFDSQPVVFMAIGWLAREEKICMAKNGNSWSLKLK from the coding sequence ATGGATGAAATGTGTTTGAACATTGGTGAAGCAGCAGGTTATGTGTACAGGCTGCTTGAAAACGGAGAATCGAATTTGGCAAACCTGAAAAACCATCTTAAGGAAAATGGTTTTGATTCGCAGCCAGTGGTATTTATGGCAATTGGATGGCTTGCAAGGGAGGAAAAGATATGCATGGCCAAGAATGGGAATTCCTGGTCACTGAAATTAAAGTGA
- a CDS encoding glycosyltransferase family 4 protein, whose product MESLRIAMFSWESLHSAKVGGLAPHVTELSEQLVKLGHEVHIFTRSGWYRDYDEINGVHYQRCSFDESGDIIAQMNKMCDAMYSRFIQVSKDYGNFDIIHGHDWHPVNVLNRIKYEHGKNYVMTYHSTEWGRNGNVNLNSPTSNEVSHREWLAGYESSEVIITSENFKREVQNIYSIPDYKISVVPNGISPGKMEKDVDSGSIKKDYGIHPYAPVVLFTGRMNYQKGPDLLVRAIPRVLDGNWGAHFVFIGEGEMRHHCQNLANELDIGQSCHFLGYSPDEVLKDWTNACDMTCVPSRNEPFGIVVLESWDANKAVVATDAVNIVDNYQNGLISNRTPESIAWGINYALDGLDSTTPIMGNNGKQLVKTKFSWDNIARNTVHVYNRIT is encoded by the coding sequence ATGGAATCATTGAGAATTGCAATGTTCTCATGGGAGAGTCTTCATTCTGCGAAAGTCGGAGGACTGGCTCCTCATGTGACCGAGTTATCAGAACAACTGGTAAAGTTAGGCCATGAAGTACACATATTCACCCGAAGTGGGTGGTACAGGGACTACGATGAAATAAACGGTGTACATTACCAGAGGTGCAGCTTTGACGAATCCGGGGATATAATCGCCCAGATGAACAAAATGTGCGATGCAATGTACTCCAGATTTATCCAGGTCTCAAAAGACTATGGAAATTTTGATATTATACATGGACATGACTGGCACCCCGTAAATGTACTTAACAGGATCAAGTACGAACATGGGAAAAACTATGTAATGACATATCACAGTACAGAATGGGGACGAAACGGAAATGTCAACCTGAATTCTCCGACATCCAATGAAGTATCCCATCGGGAATGGCTTGCCGGATATGAGAGTTCTGAAGTGATAATCACCTCAGAAAATTTCAAAAGAGAAGTACAGAATATTTACAGCATTCCGGATTATAAGATATCAGTGGTACCTAACGGGATATCACCCGGCAAAATGGAGAAAGATGTTGATTCCGGATCTATCAAAAAGGATTATGGCATCCATCCGTACGCACCTGTAGTGTTGTTTACCGGCAGGATGAATTACCAGAAGGGACCAGACCTGCTGGTGAGAGCGATTCCCAGAGTACTTGACGGAAACTGGGGTGCACACTTTGTATTCATAGGTGAAGGTGAGATGAGGCATCATTGCCAGAATCTTGCCAATGAATTGGATATAGGTCAATCATGTCATTTTCTGGGTTATTCACCTGACGAAGTACTCAAAGACTGGACTAATGCATGTGACATGACATGTGTTCCAAGCAGGAACGAGCCTTTTGGGATCGTTGTACTTGAATCATGGGATGCTAACAAGGCAGTGGTAGCAACAGATGCAGTTAATATAGTTGACAATTACCAGAATGGCCTTATAAGTAACAGGACACCCGAATCTATAGCATGGGGCATCAATTATGCCCTGGATGGTTTAGATTCAACAACACCTATTATGGGAAACAATGGTAAACAGCTGGTTAAAACAAAGTTCAGCTGGGATAATATTGCCAGAAACACGGTTCATGTTTATAATAGAATTACATGA
- a CDS encoding RNA-guided endonuclease InsQ/TnpB family protein, translating into MLLTIKVKLYPNNQQHKALLETMERFNEACDYISKIVFSNRVFGKIAIHRIAYYDVREKFDLSSQMVVRAIGKVAESYKVDKSCCHEFKKHGAIVYDQRILTFKTSDEISILTLEGRERITIKYGEYRPLDTDRVRGQADLIYHNNTFYLMVVVDVPDADPIDPNGVIGIDMGIVNIATTSDGEIFSGKKCTEVRQRYSNLKAKLQSVGTHSAKKHLKKISGKERRFKKDTNHCIAKAIVQIAKDTNRAIAIEKLKGIRTNSTVNKAVRTAIGKWAFDELGNFLKYKAALAGIPVFEIDPKNTSRECSVCGHIDKGNRKNQAEFHCQKCGHNENADINASKNISSRGICQLSHSLLSC; encoded by the coding sequence ATGCTTCTGACTATCAAGGTAAAATTATATCCTAATAATCAACAACATAAGGCATTATTAGAGACCATGGAACGTTTCAACGAAGCATGCGATTATATTTCAAAAATAGTATTTAGCAATCGTGTATTCGGTAAAATCGCCATCCATAGAATTGCTTATTATGATGTTAGGGAAAAATTTGACCTTTCTTCTCAAATGGTAGTTAGAGCAATAGGCAAAGTAGCGGAATCTTACAAAGTTGACAAATCATGTTGTCACGAATTCAAAAAACATGGTGCTATCGTCTACGACCAGAGGATTCTTACATTCAAAACATCGGATGAGATCTCTATCCTAACACTTGAAGGTAGAGAACGCATTACCATAAAATACGGAGAATATCGCCCTCTTGATACGGATAGAGTAAGAGGACAGGCAGACCTCATCTACCATAACAATACCTTCTATCTTATGGTAGTTGTAGACGTTCCTGATGCAGACCCTATAGACCCCAACGGAGTCATAGGCATAGACATGGGAATAGTTAATATAGCTACAACCTCTGACGGTGAGATATTCTCTGGAAAAAAGTGTACGGAAGTACGTCAACGTTATTCAAATCTTAAAGCAAAACTCCAAAGCGTAGGAACTCACTCAGCCAAAAAACATCTCAAGAAAATAAGTGGAAAGGAAAGACGATTTAAAAAAGATACTAATCACTGTATAGCTAAAGCGATCGTTCAAATTGCAAAAGACACAAACAGGGCTATTGCCATTGAAAAACTCAAGGGTATTAGAACTAACAGCACGGTTAACAAAGCAGTAAGAACAGCTATCGGTAAATGGGCTTTCGATGAATTGGGTAACTTTCTCAAATACAAAGCCGCTCTCGCAGGTATTCCAGTATTTGAAATAGACCCTAAAAACACATCGCGAGAATGTTCAGTATGTGGCCACATTGACAAGGGCAATAGAAAAAATCAAGCAGAATTCCATTGTCAAAAATGTGGACATAATGAAAACGCCGATATAAACGCTTCCAAGAACATATCATCCAGGGGCATCTGTCAACTGTCCCATAGTCTTCTGTCCTGTTAA
- a CDS encoding MATE family efflux transporter yields the protein MKHDRYDMLANENIKNLIFKMSTPAIVGLLVQAFYNLVDTIFVGRGLGADSALGIAGISVAFPIQMLMMGIAMGIGIGGASIISRTLGMGDSDKAERTLANMVTLVVIASVIFTILGLIFIDPLLKIFGASEDVLPFAREYTKYILIGTVFFAFSAAMSNAIRAEGHAKFAMSIMLLSSIVNIILDPLFIFKFNMGIMGAAVATVISQIVGCLMTVHYYKSNISLVSFKPGYMMPDLALSWETLSIGMSEFIFNSVESLVFILLNQSLLIYGGDMAIAVFGIIIKVFMLTLMPIIGIKHGIQPIFGFNYGASNFERVRETVSLSNYIVFGMCILSVIVVFLIPEQIFRVFSSDAELIEMGVPAIKISFLMMPFIGSQIVAMALLQSLGRSKQSLMITLSRQVFFLPPLVFILPLFMDLTGIWLSFPISDFLGFVVAVIFMKREVNKLGALIPQG from the coding sequence ATGAAACACGATAGATATGATATGCTTGCGAACGAGAACATAAAGAATCTCATCTTCAAGATGTCAACCCCTGCGATAGTAGGGTTGCTTGTGCAGGCATTCTACAATCTTGTGGACACCATTTTTGTGGGAAGAGGATTGGGAGCAGATAGTGCTCTTGGGATTGCTGGAATATCGGTTGCATTTCCTATACAGATGCTCATGATGGGAATAGCCATGGGAATAGGTATAGGTGGGGCATCTATTATCTCGAGGACCCTCGGAATGGGTGATTCCGACAAGGCCGAGAGAACCCTGGCCAATATGGTCACACTGGTTGTCATAGCGAGTGTGATCTTTACAATTCTCGGGTTGATATTTATTGACCCACTACTGAAGATATTCGGGGCCTCGGAGGATGTACTTCCTTTTGCAAGGGAATATACGAAATATATTCTTATTGGAACCGTATTCTTTGCATTCTCTGCGGCAATGAGCAATGCCATAAGGGCAGAAGGGCATGCGAAGTTTGCAATGTCTATCATGTTACTTTCAAGTATTGTGAATATTATACTCGATCCGCTCTTCATCTTCAAGTTCAACATGGGCATTATGGGGGCCGCTGTTGCAACTGTTATATCCCAGATCGTCGGCTGTTTGATGACAGTTCACTACTATAAGAGTAATATCAGCCTTGTCTCATTCAAGCCTGGATATATGATGCCTGACCTTGCTCTTTCATGGGAAACTCTAAGCATAGGGATGTCCGAATTCATTTTCAATTCGGTTGAAAGTCTGGTCTTTATTCTCCTGAACCAGAGTCTCCTGATATACGGAGGGGATATGGCAATCGCTGTATTCGGCATTATTATAAAAGTGTTCATGCTTACCCTGATGCCCATAATAGGGATCAAACACGGAATACAGCCTATTTTTGGTTTCAATTACGGTGCCAGCAATTTCGAGAGGGTCAGGGAAACCGTTTCTCTTTCAAATTATATCGTATTTGGTATGTGCATATTGAGCGTCATTGTGGTTTTCCTGATTCCTGAGCAGATATTCCGTGTTTTTAGCAGTGATGCTGAGCTGATAGAAATGGGGGTGCCAGCCATTAAAATAAGTTTTCTTATGATGCCATTCATAGGAAGTCAGATAGTTGCCATGGCCCTGCTCCAATCTCTGGGACGATCAAAACAATCACTGATGATCACACTTTCAAGACAGGTGTTCTTCCTGCCACCCCTTGTATTCATACTTCCATTGTTCATGGACCTGACAGGTATATGGCTATCATTCCCAATATCGGATTTCCTTGGGTTCGTTGTAGCCGTGATCTTTATGAAAAGGGAAGTTAACAAACTTGGAGCATTAATACCTCAGGGCTGA
- the lonB gene encoding ATP-dependent protease LonB yields MEKEITTSSEEIELYEDNFETTDSIDVPELLIDQIIGQEHAVEVVKKAASQRRHVMMIGSPGTGKSLLAKAMAELLPKEELQDIMAYPNPEDSNNPKIRSVPAGKGREIVMAHKLEAQKKVQSRNMLMMILVFGIIIYSFYVGQLLWGIIAAIMILLLTRQFLPKEEMMIPKLIVSNYQKEHAPFLDATGTHAGALLGDVRHDPFQSGGLETPAHDRVESGDIHKSHKGVLFLDEINTLSLESQQSMLTALQEKEYPITGQSERSSGALVKTEPVPCDFIMVAAGNLDAVEKMHPALRSRIKGYGYELFMRDSMEDTPENRKSLVRFVAQEVLRDGHLPPFDKEAVDEVIREAQRRAGRKGHLTLKLRDLGGLVRVAGDIAHSEDAAVTTAKHVLAAKKMARSIEQQLADSYLERKNDYQLFKKTGSAVGRVNGLAVMGGDSGIVLPIMAGVTPSLSNSEGRVIATGMLKDIAKEAVQNVSAVIKNVTGKSIPNHDIHIQFIGTYEGVEGDSASISIATAVISALENIPIDQSVAMTGSLSVRGDVLPIGGATYKIEAAARAGIKKVIIPKSNEADVLIEEAYKDKIEIVPVTNIIEVIEHSLVDGPDKDRIVEKLKSLTSLKTSAEMPEIVPV; encoded by the coding sequence ATGGAAAAAGAAATTACTACTTCTAGCGAAGAGATTGAATTATACGAGGATAATTTCGAAACCACAGACTCCATAGATGTTCCCGAGCTTTTGATAGATCAGATTATCGGACAGGAACATGCAGTGGAGGTGGTGAAAAAAGCAGCAAGCCAGAGACGCCATGTTATGATGATTGGCAGTCCGGGCACTGGAAAATCCTTACTTGCAAAGGCAATGGCTGAACTTCTTCCAAAGGAAGAATTACAGGACATAATGGCGTATCCTAACCCTGAAGACAGTAACAACCCTAAGATACGTTCAGTGCCTGCCGGCAAGGGCAGAGAAATTGTCATGGCCCACAAGCTGGAAGCCCAGAAAAAGGTCCAATCACGCAATATGCTGATGATGATACTGGTCTTTGGTATTATTATATACTCATTCTATGTAGGCCAGCTCTTATGGGGCATCATAGCTGCAATTATGATATTGCTACTGACACGTCAGTTTCTGCCAAAAGAAGAAATGATGATACCTAAACTGATAGTTTCAAACTACCAGAAGGAGCACGCACCTTTCCTTGATGCAACAGGCACCCACGCAGGTGCACTTCTTGGTGATGTCAGGCACGACCCTTTCCAGTCAGGCGGACTTGAGACACCGGCACATGACAGGGTAGAGAGCGGTGATATTCACAAGTCGCACAAAGGTGTGCTCTTCTTAGATGAGATCAACACCTTGAGCCTTGAATCTCAGCAGAGTATGCTGACAGCACTTCAGGAAAAAGAATACCCCATCACCGGCCAGTCAGAAAGAAGTTCCGGTGCACTGGTAAAAACAGAGCCGGTCCCTTGTGACTTCATAATGGTAGCTGCAGGTAACCTTGATGCAGTGGAAAAGATGCACCCTGCACTCAGATCCCGTATAAAGGGTTATGGATACGAGCTATTCATGAGAGATTCCATGGAAGATACTCCTGAAAATCGTAAGAGCCTAGTCAGGTTCGTAGCACAGGAAGTCCTGAGAGATGGCCACCTTCCACCATTTGATAAGGAAGCAGTGGACGAAGTTATACGTGAAGCCCAGAGAAGAGCAGGGCGAAAAGGTCACCTCACGCTGAAACTTCGTGACCTTGGAGGTCTGGTAAGAGTTGCAGGAGATATTGCGCATTCTGAAGATGCAGCAGTCACCACTGCAAAGCACGTGCTTGCAGCAAAGAAGATGGCAAGATCTATAGAACAGCAACTTGCTGACAGTTACCTTGAACGCAAGAACGATTATCAGCTGTTCAAGAAAACAGGTAGTGCTGTTGGTAGAGTTAATGGTCTTGCGGTAATGGGAGGAGATTCAGGCATCGTTCTGCCTATAATGGCAGGAGTGACACCATCACTTTCTAACTCAGAAGGGAGAGTGATCGCCACAGGTATGCTTAAGGACATAGCTAAGGAAGCTGTTCAGAATGTATCTGCTGTTATCAAGAACGTCACAGGTAAGAGCATACCCAACCATGACATCCACATACAGTTCATCGGAACGTATGAAGGTGTAGAAGGAGACAGTGCATCCATATCTATAGCCACTGCAGTTATATCTGCTCTTGAAAATATCCCTATCGACCAATCTGTAGCAATGACAGGTTCATTGTCTGTAAGAGGGGATGTACTTCCAATAGGAGGAGCAACCTATAAGATAGAAGCTGCAGCCAGAGCAGGAATAAAGAAAGTAATCATTCCTAAATCCAATGAGGCTGATGTGCTGATAGAAGAAGCATATAAAGATAAGATAGAGATAGTTCCAGTAACTAATATTATAGAAGTTATTGAACACAGTCTTGTTGACGGGCCTGATAAGGACAGGATAGTTGAGAAGTTAAAGAGCCTTACAAGTCTCAAAACCAGTGCAGAAATGCCAGAAATTGTCCCTGTGTGA
- a CDS encoding amylo-alpha-1,6-glucosidase, translating to MNYTDYIAGTGKEWIITNGLGGYASSTVIGANTRKYHGLLIASVNPPVERKVLLSSLDEELIIGENILKLAVHRYPDTIYPHGNEYLEDFSVEPFPTFLYKAGGLTIKKQIIMVHGENTSIVRYEINNPSGKHGTFRILPLINNRSIHQMTSSKGLSFMQETFSRETILNCGNSSFKISSDLPYKDDEHWYYNFEYEVELSRGYTHIEDNFNPGYFDLEINGTDTSCFIVASTEIDQNWDIRKIQDLFRNEEKLQEELVQKFINEDIFLQKLTIAGDSFIVDRRSTGSRSIIAGYHWFGDWGRDTMISLPGLTLATGRFNDARSILSTFAAHCKDGLIPNLFPENSSDSPVYNTADASLWFVHAIGRYLDYTGDIEFIESMWPTIESILNHYRNGTAYDIKMADDGLIEHAGQLTWMDAKIGDWEVTPRRGKVCEINALWYNALIYATKIGKQLGKDVYGFQEIAGLTKSSFNEKFWNDEKNCLYDCISVFGERSEKDASIRPNQILAVSLPHTMLSHEMEKAIVDKVTEDLLTPYGLRTLSPYDSRYAGQYKGNPETRDAVYHNGTVWPWLLGPYITAYAKVYRNMPDLKDKLRAFLYMIEKHMDEACIGTISEVFDGDMPHSPGGCVSQAWSVAEIMRCYVEDILPE from the coding sequence ATGAACTACACTGACTACATAGCAGGAACAGGCAAGGAATGGATAATTACCAATGGTCTTGGAGGGTATGCATCCTCTACGGTCATAGGAGCTAATACACGCAAATACCATGGCCTGTTGATAGCTTCAGTAAACCCTCCTGTTGAGAGAAAAGTCCTGCTTTCGTCCCTTGATGAAGAACTGATCATTGGGGAGAATATTCTCAAACTAGCTGTTCACAGATATCCGGATACCATTTATCCCCACGGTAACGAGTATCTTGAAGACTTCAGTGTGGAACCTTTTCCGACTTTCCTGTACAAAGCAGGCGGATTGACTATCAAAAAGCAAATTATCATGGTTCATGGTGAAAACACCAGTATAGTAAGATATGAGATTAACAATCCTTCAGGAAAACATGGAACTTTCAGGATACTACCACTTATAAATAACAGGTCAATTCATCAGATGACCAGCTCAAAAGGACTTTCCTTCATGCAGGAAACATTTTCCAGAGAAACTATACTGAATTGTGGAAACTCTTCTTTCAAAATATCCTCTGACCTGCCCTACAAAGATGATGAGCACTGGTACTACAATTTCGAATATGAAGTGGAACTCTCAAGAGGGTATACGCATATCGAAGACAACTTCAATCCCGGATATTTCGATCTGGAAATAAATGGGACAGATACTTCCTGTTTCATCGTAGCTTCCACAGAAATTGACCAAAATTGGGATATACGGAAAATTCAGGACCTGTTTAGAAACGAAGAAAAGCTTCAGGAAGAACTTGTTCAGAAATTCATAAATGAGGATATATTCTTACAAAAACTCACTATTGCGGGCGATTCCTTCATAGTCGATAGAAGGTCAACAGGCTCAAGATCGATAATTGCGGGCTATCACTGGTTTGGAGACTGGGGAAGGGATACTATGATATCATTGCCAGGCCTGACACTTGCAACCGGAAGGTTCAATGATGCAAGGTCCATACTTTCCACCTTTGCAGCTCACTGTAAAGATGGGCTTATACCCAACCTTTTTCCTGAGAATTCATCAGATTCACCTGTTTATAACACGGCGGATGCATCCCTTTGGTTTGTTCATGCAATTGGAAGATATCTGGATTATACAGGTGACATTGAATTTATTGAAAGTATGTGGCCAACCATTGAAAGCATACTGAACCATTATCGTAACGGAACTGCCTATGACATCAAAATGGCTGATGATGGCCTTATAGAACATGCAGGGCAGCTTACCTGGATGGATGCAAAGATTGGGGACTGGGAAGTAACACCCAGACGGGGAAAAGTCTGCGAGATCAATGCTCTCTGGTATAATGCACTGATATATGCAACAAAAATAGGAAAGCAGCTTGGAAAAGATGTTTACGGTTTTCAGGAGATTGCCGGATTAACAAAAAGCAGTTTCAATGAGAAATTCTGGAATGATGAAAAGAACTGTCTTTATGACTGTATTTCCGTTTTTGGGGAAAGAAGCGAAAAAGATGCTTCTATCAGGCCAAACCAGATATTAGCAGTTTCTCTTCCCCACACAATGCTTTCACATGAAATGGAAAAAGCTATTGTTGATAAGGTTACTGAAGATTTGCTGACCCCTTACGGCCTCAGGACACTCTCACCATATGATAGCAGGTATGCAGGCCAATACAAGGGGAATCCTGAAACAAGGGATGCTGTTTATCATAATGGTACTGTCTGGCCATGGTTACTTGGTCCTTATATAACGGCTTATGCAAAAGTATACAGGAACATGCCGGATCTGAAAGACAAGCTCAGGGCGTTCCTGTATATGATAGAAAAGCACATGGATGAAGCATGTATTGGTACGATCTCAGAAGTATTTGATGGAGATATGCCTCACAGTCCCGGTGGATGTGTATCACAGGCATGGAGTGTGGCTGAGATAATGCGCTGCTATGTTGAAGATATTCTACCGGAATAA